The Chlamydia poikilotherma DNA segment CTAGATAAAATCTGCTCACAAACACGTGCCCGAGCTAAATCTATAGATCCAGAAATTCCATTAAATAAAGATCTTCCACAAGCTTTCCCATGACATTTTATTACAAGTTTGGAAAGCCCACACACCATTGAGCCAGGATAAATCGTATAATCTAACTGTCGTTTCACATCAGACTCTAATTTATCTCCTAAAATATGGCGCAGGAAATCAAAAACACCCTCGGCAGTTTTCAAGAAGATGTTTCCTGTAAACCCGTCAGAAACAACAACATCCACACTGCCGCCAAAGACGTCCCCACTTTCAATATTACCCAAAAAGGCATCCTGAAAGGTTTCTCTAAGAATACGAAAGGTTTGCCGATGAGCTTCAGTCCCTTTTCGTTCTTCAGAACCAATGTTCAACAAACCTATAGTAGGACGTTCCGTCTTTCCAAGACATTGTCTATAGGCCAAACCCATGCGAGCAAAACCTAACATCTCGTCTGGATTCACAGAAACATTAGCACCAACATCCAATATGACTGCACAACCACGCATAGTGGGCACGCGAACAAGTAAAGCTGGACGACGAACGGTGGGAAATACAGGAATTTTAGCTCGAGATAAGGTAATCAATGCTGCGGTATTTCCCGTAGAAATAAATGCATCTATCTTATCCTCTTTAAGATAATCTAAACCCAGAGCCATGGATGAAGATTTTTTGCGAATAGCGGATAACGGAGAATCATCCATAGTGACAAAGCCTTCCGAAGCAATTATCTCAGGATATTCTTTATGTGTGTAGTTATTGAGTATCTGCTCCTTCACCTCATCAGAAGCAAAAGCAGTAAAAGAAATGTGCGAGTTCGAAGCTCGAGAATTGAGTACATCGATTAGCACTTCCCAAATAATGAGAGGAGAGTGATCTCCTCCCATCAGATCTATGCCAATTTGTACGTTCATAACACAAATATATTGTTATTTCTTTTCTACAGTCATAACGGCTTTCCCGTTATAAAAACCACAAGAAGTACAAATCGTATGAGGAATAAAAGCTTGCTTGCAGTTGTTGCAGACAGCGGCATGACGAGCTTTTTTCGCATGATGACTTCTTCGGATATTTTTTCGCGCATTGCTATGTCGATTGCGTGGTACTGCCATATCTCTCACCTTTTATAAATTGTCAAAAGGGGTTTCCCCTTTGATTCTTTTTCTATCTTCTAAAAATTGTACAATATTTACTCTTTCAGGACAGCCATCTTTCTTGCATTCTTGAAAATGATCGCTCTCTAAGAGAAGTTCTTGTCTAATTAAATCTTTACAATCAAATACGCCCGATTTGACATCTTCGTGACAAATCAAATGTGAAATTTCTATTGAATCTACAGAGTATAAAAAATTTTTATCACAAACACAACAATGCAATCCTAATTGTGTAGATACGCTTAAGGATAAAATCCATTGCTCATTGTCTATCTTTTCTAAATTGCCCGAGACTTCGATGGGATTA contains these protein-coding regions:
- the rpmF gene encoding 50S ribosomal protein L32, with the translated sequence MAVPRNRHSNARKNIRRSHHAKKARHAAVCNNCKQAFIPHTICTSCGFYNGKAVMTVEKK
- the plsX gene encoding phosphate acyltransferase PlsX — protein: MNVQIGIDLMGGDHSPLIIWEVLIDVLNSRASNSHISFTAFASDEVKEQILNNYTHKEYPEIIASEGFVTMDDSPLSAIRKKSSSMALGLDYLKEDKIDAFISTGNTAALITLSRAKIPVFPTVRRPALLVRVPTMRGCAVILDVGANVSVNPDEMLGFARMGLAYRQCLGKTERPTIGLLNIGSEERKGTEAHRQTFRILRETFQDAFLGNIESGDVFGGSVDVVVSDGFTGNIFLKTAEGVFDFLRHILGDKLESDVKRQLDYTIYPGSMVCGLSKLVIKCHGKACGRSLFNGISGSIDLARARVCEQILSSLS